The following nucleotide sequence is from Cellvibrio sp. PSBB006.
GTTAAAACCCCTATCAAAAGCGAAAGCAGACAAAGATAATATTCTAGCCGTAATCAAGGGCAGTTATACCAATCATGGCGGCCACGCCGCCTCATTAACTGCACCTAACTTAAAAGCCCAGTATCAATTAATCAAGGAAGCTTATTCACGTTCTGGCGTACATCCGGCTACGGTTTCCTACATTGAAGCGCATGGTACAGGGACAAAGTTGGGCGACCCGATTGAAATCAGTGCACTAAAGAAAGCGTTTAACGAATTCGATGTGCAGGATTCAAATGTACTCAGCCCAGCTTGTGCGATTGGTACGGTTAAAACCAATATCGGCCACCTGGAGTCTGCATCCGGCATCGCCAGCGTGATAAAAGTTTTGCTTAGCCTTAAATTTAAGAAATTGCCCGGCTTGCTGCATCTAAATAACGTCAACCCTTATCTTGACTTAAAAAAGTCGGCGTTTTATCTACTGTATACTCGCCAAAATTGGGAAGCATTAACGGATATCAATGGATACGCCTTACCACGCCGAGCAGGAGTCAATGCTTTCGGTGCTGGAGGTGTGAATGCTCACGTTATTCTTGAAGAATATTCACCTGGCTCCGACCTTTCCCTGACCAATGAAGATTCAGGAGAAACCACTCCCGTGCTTATTCTGTTGTCTGCAAAGACTGAACAGAATATTCGCACTTATGCCAAATCATTGAGTCATTCGATAACCCAACACACAGCCAGCCTCGCGGATATTGCCTATACCCTACAAGTTGGACGGGATGCTTTGGATCATCGCCTGGCAATTATCGTTGACAACAAAGACAGCTTGGCAAATGCACTTAACATCTTTGCCGAGACAGGTCAGTGCACAGCGGTAACCTATAACGTCATACAACACTCCGACACACATATTTCCGACGCCGAGATTGATCAAGCACTCCGAAACCGCGATCTCGATAGTTTGAAAGGCTGGTGGATAAAAGGAGAGGTTATTGATTGGCGTCAACTCTACACCCATGAGAAATTAAATCGTATCGACTTACCCGGCTATCCCTTCAGTCGCACGCGCCATTGGGTGGATGTTCGCAAGCCAACTCCTGTCAGAAAAACAGACGTATTAGATGCTCAAAAGGCGTCAGCAACACGTTATGAACTGCCTGAGTGGCATCAGGATTTTCGTCAAGGAGAGCCTTATCTTACAGAACATAAAGTTTTTGATGACGAGGTGTTGTTAGGCGTGACCTACGCGAGCATGGCTCTGGAAGCAGTGCGGTCCCGCACCGAATTGAAACATGCTAACTGCGTACGGCGCATCGTTTTTTATTCACCACTATCCTTGACTAACGAAGAATACGCGCGTGTTTTTATTCGCCTGAATCACAGCAACCCCAGCAACATAAGTTTCGAAAGTCAACATCAGATATGTGACCGTACCGGAATTGAAAAATCGTCTACTGGGAGTATTTGTTTTGTTGACAGAGAGACATCAAAAGTCGACTTGCTTTCACTTGCTCAAGACTTAACCGCCGCTCATACGAAAAATGATATCTACGAATTACTTCGTACCCAGGGAGTTGATTATCAAGGCTCGTTAACCACCGTGGAGAAGATACTAGTGGGAGAAAGCCAGGCTCTCTCTATGATCAACCTAAGCCATGAGTTACGCGAAAATACCGTTAATTACTTCCTGCATCCCGTCTGGCTTGATGCGGCTATTGTGAGCGCCAAGTTTGCGTTCCTGCATGATCCCAGCACTGTGTATATTCCTTTTAGCGTCGACGAAGTTGTCATTCACCAGCCACCAGCCAATCGCTCTTATTGTGTCATTAAACGGATTCTGCTCAATGAACAAATATTGAAGTGCGATGCGGTCATCTGCAATGAGCGAGGAGAAGTGGTAATTGAAGCATCCGGTATTGTTTGCAAAAGAATATTAAGTAATAGCGCCTGGAAAAGAACCAAGCAACATCTGGAACGTGCGTGATTTATGCGCATATATACATAAATTAATCACAGCAACAGAGGTGTGACATGTCTAAATATTTTGACGTAGTTGACCGGTTTTCCATCGGTCTGGCTAAGTCAGTCATTCGGTTTCGGTTTGTCGTAATAGCCGTTACCGTAGCTGCAGCGCTGGCGATTGGAACGGGCGGAAAGTTACTCAGCTTTTCAACCGATTATCGCGTGTTCTTTTCAGGCGATAACCCAGAGTTAAACGCCTTCGAGAGCTTTCAGAAAACTTATGTCAAGAACGATAACTTCTTCTTCGTGTTGGAACCTAAAAATGGCAATGTGTTCACTAAAGAGACCTTAAAAGCGGTAGAGCTACTGACGGATAAAGCTTGGCTTATTCCTTTTGCCAATCGCGTAGACTCCATCAGTAACTATCAGAACTCCTACGCAGAAGGTGATGACTTGACGGTTGAAGATCTGTATAGCAATGCAGAGAACCTATCGCCAGCAGCTATAAATCTGATCAGAGATACCGCAATCAGTGAGCCACTACTGTTAGATCAATTAATCAAAGCTGACGGTTCAGCAACTGCCATCAACGTAGTGATGCAGTTTCCCGGACAAAGTCTGTATGAAGTACCAACCGCCGCTGCGAAGGCCCGTGAGTATAAAGCACTGATCGAGCAAGAATTTCCTGATATCAATGTTTCACTTACTGGCTTTTCTATGTTGAACAATGCATTTGCTGAAGCAGGTTATATGGATTCCATTCAGCTAGTGCCGCTCATGTACGGCGTTCTGGTCTTGCTAACCTTGCTTGCTTTACGATCAATTGTGGGCACACTAATGACGATCGCAGTCGTGTACCTGTCTATCGGTGTCGGTATGGGATTGGGCGGCTTCACGGGTGTATTACTCACGCCAATATCGAACTCGGCTCCCATTATTATTCTCACACTGGCTATTGCAGACTCTATTCACATTCTGTTGTCCTTCAAGAAAGCGATTCGCAAAGGTATGTCGCGTCATGACGCCGTAATCGAATCCCTCCGCGTCAACCTAATGCCCGTCACAGTAACATCCCTAACGACAATTGTTGGTTTTATGGCTTTGAATTTCTCGGATGCGCCCCCCTATTGGCATCTGGGCAATATGGCTTCTGCAGGAATTGCGGCCGGATGGCTGCTGTCTATCACCTTATTACCGGCATTAATGTCAATCATTCCGATGCGAATCAAGCAAAGCGGAAATGATACCCTCGGCGAAAAATCGATGGACAAGCTGGCCGGTTTCGTGAATGCCAATGCCAAGATGCTAGCCACATTATGCATTATCCTGAGTCTCGGCTTGGTGGCATTTGTACCCAGTATTGAATTCGATGATCAATGGAGCGATTACTTTTCCCAAAAAATAGAATTCAGAAATGATACGGACCAAGCCACAGAGAAATTTGGGATGTATCCTGTCGAATACTCTGTTCCTGCCGCGGGTCCCGGCGGCATCAGCGACAACGAATACCTGACAAAACTCGAACAGTTTACAAATTTTCTGCGCCAGCAGCCGAATGTTGTTCATGTATTTTCCATTACCGATATTGTGAAACGCTTAAACAAAAACGTGCATGGTGACGATCAGTCGTTTTACACAATACCTGATGACGATTCCGAAGCTGCGCAGTACCTTTTGCTGTACGAACTGTCTTTGCCTTATGGACTGGATCTGAACGATCGCATCAACATCGACAAGTCCGCCACGCGCATCACAGTTACGCTAGGTAAAACATCTACTACACAAACCAAGGCCTTCCTTGATAACACCCAAGCGTGGATCGAAAAAAATTTCCCGACATATATGCAGCAAACCAGGCCGACCAGCGCCCAGGTCATGTTCACTTATATAGCGGATCGTAATGTGCAGAGTATGATTTCAGGAACCATTATCGCGATTCTCGCTATTGCGTTTATCCTCATCATCACCCTACGTAGCTTTAAGCTAGGGTTATTGAGCCTGATTCCCAATGGCTTACCGATCCTTGCAGCATTTGGTATTTGGGCTTTACTGGTCGGCACCGTTGGCTTCTCCGTTGCTGCGGTCGCCGCCATCTCGCTAGGTATCGTGGTCGATGATACCGTTCATTTCCTCGCAAAATATGATCTTGCTCGCCGCGAAAAAATGCTAGATGCGCGAGCGGCGGTGGCATACGCATTTCACAATGTTGGTCCCGCTATCGTTATTAACACACTAATTCTAGTGATCGGTTTTATCGTTATGGCCGGGTCCACCTTCAAAATCAATTCCGATCTTGGATTACTTACCATGATAACTATTCTGCTGGCACTATTACTCGATTTGTTGCTATTGCCAGCTTTACTTGTCCTGCTAGATGGAAGGAAAAATGTGAAAACATCAGAGGTTAATATGATAAAAAATCGTAGTATGGCAGCAGAAAGTACACTAGGCATATTGGTAATAGCAGTTAGCGCGCTATTTATAGCGACCTCGAATAATGCAAACGCTAAAACGAGTGAGAACGAAACCAAGGGCTATGAAATTTCGGCTCGCTCTGATCGGACGGATCGCGGCTTTACCAGCAGCGAAGTTCAATTAAAGATGGTATTAACAAATGCATCAGGAGATGAAGCATCACGAAACTTACACATAAAAACGCTAGAGGTTGCCAATGAAAATCTTGGAGATAAGAGTATCGTAGTATTCAATGAACCTAATGACATATCCGGTACTGCACTGTTATCCCATGCAAAAATTTTGGATGCGGACGATCAATGGCTTTATTTGCCATCACTCAAACGTATTAAGCGCATTTCATCCAAAAACAAATCCGGACCCTTTGTAGGCTCAGAATTCGCTTTTGAGGACTTCACATCGCTCGAATTAAATAAGTATTCTCATGAGTGGGTGCGCGAAGAAGCCTGCGAAGATATGACTTGCGATGTTGTAAAACGATTACCGCAGTATGAGTTCTCCGGCTACTCCCATTTAATGGTATGGATTGATCAAAAAGATTACCAAGTACGCAAGGTTGAGTTTTATGACCGAAAAGGCGACTTACTTAAAACACTTACACTCAATGATTACGCAAATTCCAATGGCTACTGGAGAGCTCATACACTGGAAATGGTTAATCACCAGACCAACAAAAGCACAACGCTTTTGTACGGTGATTATGTATTCAAGACCGGCCTGACAGAGCAGGACTTTGATAAAAGTCGTTTGAAACGAATTCAATAGTAAAACCATTTCCTATGAATAAAATTACTCTGACCAGTGCACTATTGCTGTGGTCAACGCAGGGGCTAGCCGATATGCAACTCTCGGGAAGTCTTGGTTTACAACAAAATTATTTCTGGGATGAGCCGAAGTTCGTCGACCAGAAAAGCAATAACTCACCGGAGATGATAGTTGAGCCAGAAATAAGATGGCGGGGAGGTGATCACGCTTTTTCTTTTAAAGCTTTTGGCCGGGCGGGGAGCGATGATGAAGAGCGAAATCATGCTGATATCCGTGAACTCCATTGGTCATACGACAATGATTTCGCGGACATCAATGCCGGAATCAATATCGTCTACTGGGGAGTAACCGAGTCGTGGCATTTGGTTAATGTAATAAACCAGGTGGATTTGGTAGAAAACATCTACCAAGACGAAAAACTCGGACAGCCGATGATCAATGCCTCGATTATTCGCGACTGGGGTAATGTTTCTCTTTATTGGCTCCCTCTATTTCGCGAGCGAGTTTATCCGGCAGCCGAGGGTAGAAATAGAACTTCGCCGCCGGTAGATAACGGTAGCGCCCGTTATCTACATACGGATAAAAATGGCAACCGGGACTATGCCATTAGATACAGCCATTATATCGGCGACGTCGATATTGGCCTCCACTGGTTTGATGGAATTGGTAGAGAGCCCTTTTTACAGATCAGTGATGACAGTAGCTCTTTAATTCCGGTTTACTCTGAAATTCGTCAAGCTGGCCTTGACGTGCAGCTAACCACAGATGCCTGGCTATGGAAGCTCGAAGCCATTTCAAATAAAAATATTTATAACAACTACGTTGCGTCGGTAGGGGGATTTGAATACACCTTTTTTCAATCTTTCGATTCGAATGCAGATGTCGGAATTTTGATTGAATACATCTATGACGATCGCGGCGAAACAAGCAGTGTGTTTAGTCGCGATATTTTTTTGGGTACACGTGTAGCTTTTAATGACCAACAAGACACCGCAATTTTACTGGGTGCAATTGTCGATAAGGAAACGCGAGAAACCGTGGTCAAGCTGGAAGCTTCTCGACGATTAGGGAGGCAATTTACCTTGGAACTGGAAGGATCTTTATTTAGTAGAGCCAACCATTCTTTTTTGTCTTATGAAAAAGACAGTATGGTCAGCCTAAGATTAGATTGGCATCTCTAAATAACCGAAACACATAGCATACTCACTAAAAGAAGCAACTGAAATCGTTACGCAAGTCGGAATTAATGTCTGGATTCTAATCCAGTAAATTTTCATACATGGAGCGACTCTATGGACAAGACAAATAATATTGGTCTCGATAAGACACTTAAAGGTATTACTGATTATCTGAAAGCAAGTATTCAAAAATTTAGCGGAAATCCGATAAAACGTTCAGACGAAACACGTAATATTATGGATTTAGGTGTAGATTCAATTAGCTTGGTATCAATTGCCGATAACATTAAGCAAGACTTTGGCATCGATCTACCTCCGACTGTTTTCTTTGAGTACCAGAGCATTGCTGATCTATCTCGCTATCTGGAAGATTGCCATAGCGATGCCATCAAACTATCAGATGAACTGCTCACAACTGGACTTAACCAGCATAGCGTGTCGATGCGGAGCCCATCTGAGGAGCACAACAAACCCTGTGCTGACTTTACCGTAGATCAAATATTTAACCGGTTTTCGGACAAGCCGTCCGCTCATACCCAGCCGATCCATCACAATACATCACAAGAAGATATAGCCGTCATCGGCATGGCTGGAAAATTCCCTGGATCAAAAAATCTGGACGAGTTCTGGAAGAACCTCGTTGAGCAGCAGGATTTGTTCAGTGATATACCCGAAGATCACTTCGAATATAAGCGTTGGCGTGAAGAAAATCCCGACGCGCCGGATGCTATGTATTGTACGCGAGGCAGTTTTATTAAGGACGTAGATAAGTTTGATGCAGCTTTTTTTAATATTCCGCCCAAGGAAGCCGCCATCCTGGATCCCCAACTACGCCATCTTCTCGAAGTCATTTATCACACCCTCGAAGATGCCGGATATGCCAATAAAATTCGCGGAACCAATACCGGCATGTATGTCGGTGCCTGTTTTCACGATTATGAGTTGGAACTGGTACGTCATCTGGGTGAGATGAGCCCGTATTTCGGCATTGGCAATGCGTTGACCATGCTTGCAAACCGACCTTCATTTTACCTGAACCTGAAAGGCCCAAGCTTACCCTTGGACACTGCGTGCTCAGCATCGTTAGTTGCTATTAACACGGCACTAGGTGCGCTGCGTAGCGGTGAGTGCGACATGGCTTTTGTTGCTGGAACCAATCTGGTGTTAAGCCCTTTACATTTTCGTTATTTTTGTGCGATCGGTGCGCTATCGAAATCGGGTGGCAGTTATCCATTCGACAGCCGCGCCGATGGCTACCTTCCCGGTGAAGCCATAGGCGCGGTGTTATTGAAGCCGTTGTCCAAAGCAGAACGTGACGGCGACCGAATTCATGCAGTCATCAAAAGTGCGGCGGTCAATCATGGAGGATACAGCGCTTCCTTTACAGCACCCAATGTAACCCAGGAAGCTGCTGTTATCGAGAAAGCACTCAAAGCTGGCAATATTCCCGCAGAAAGTATTTCCTACATTGAAGCTCATGGCACGGGTACGTCTTTAGGCGACCCCATTGAGGTCAACGGTTTAAAGCTTGCATTCAAAAACGTAGACCATCATAAAAATACCTGTGCACTCACTACCGCTAAAGCTCATATTGGGCATGCGGAAGGTGCAGCTGGAATTGTCGGTTTGTTAAAAGTGATTCTTTCCATGAAGCACAAAACCATTCCTGCTATGCCTCATCTACGCGACCTGAATCCCTACGTCAGTTTGGAAGATACACCCTTTGTAATTCACCGATCCAATCAACATTGGCAACCTAACCCTGAATTTCCACGTCGGGCAGGTATCAGTTCTTTTGGTATTGGCGGTGCTTACGCCCACGTGATCGTAGAAGAATACACCTCGCAAGAAGCAGAGACCATGTCTGAAGACAGTCCCTCTGTATTTGTTGTATCCGCACGCACCAAGGAGCGACTAATGACTTATGCGGGCGATCTGGCGCTAAGTATAGAGGCACAAAACTCCTTGCCGAATAACGAAATTTCATTGCCAACACTGGCAACGCTGGTTGCTAACGCTACAACCGGCAAGATTCAAATCCACAACCAAAATATGCTCATAGCCGAACTCGGATTTAACCTGGCCGATTACATCGCGGTCAGTGAGTCTATTGTTAGTACCTGGCAAATACCCGTAACGCCTCACCTGATCGCATTGCACCACTCTGTCAATGACTGGCTAGAGACATTGAAAGGCTTGCATACCAGCGTCAACAATAGTCAACGTGCTAAATTCAGTTTGCAAGATCTGGCCTATACCATGCAAACAGGTAGAGAGTCGATGGCTTACCGATTTGCCATGGTGGTGAATAACAAGCTGGAACTCATTGAAGGGCTTAAAAGCTTCTCCCAAACCGGCGAAACCAGCGAGCCTGGATATTTCAATGCTGTCGCAGAAGATCAGGACATTGAAGATTTTCTTGACTGTCCGGAAGGTGAAAGTTTTATTCAGGCACTTGCTCAAGGAGGTCGCTTAACTCAAATAGCTAAACTCTGGGTGAAAGGTGCCAATATTCCGTGGCAACATTTGCCCGCCAACAGATATTCGAAATTAGCAAACCTCCCGCACTATCCTTTTGCACAGCAACGTTATTGGTATACGGACGATATGGACAAATTAATCGCACCGCCGTTAACAGCACCCACAGCAAAAGCTGAGCCAGTTAACCCGCCGTCGAACATTCGTTCATTGCTTACAAATATTTGGTTGAAGTATCTGAGCGTAGAAGGGATAAACAATGAAGACAATTTTATCGCCTTAGGTGGAACCTCCATCACCACCACTCAAGTAGTTACTGAAATTAACCGAAAACTTTCGCTCGACCTGACTATTGGTACCTTCAGTCGGTGTAATAATTTTGGCGATCTTTGCGCCTTGGTTGAACAGGAAACGGGGACGAAGGTTACAGCAGGCGCAACTGAATTTGTCATTCCCGAATCGAAACGTCACGATGACATTCCGTTGAGTTCTGACCAGCTGCGCCTATGGGTTCTCTCCCAAATGTATCCGAACAACACACGCCATAACATCTCAGCGGCTTACCACCTGAAGGGCAGTCTGGACCTACCACTGTTACAGAATGCGCTCGATTTACTTATTGAACGTCATGCATCCCTGAGAACTGTTTTTGATCTCAACCGGGGAGAACCCGCGCAGAAGGTCATTGATCACCAGCATGTCACGCTGGAGCTTCACCAACTTGGCCAAGACGAATCCACACACTCCGTTATTAATTTTGCTGCCGGAACAATATTTGATCTTGCCAAAGGGCCCTTGTTTAAAGTCACACTGATTGAAACCAACACCCGCGAGTACGTGCTGTCGATTGTAGTACACCATATTATTGCCGATATCAGTTCATGCGACATTATCGCCAGGGAGCTATTGCAGATTTACAACTTGCTTGCGGAAGGAAACGAACCTGATGTCCGCTTATCATCGAGTGGTCAGTTTAATGATTATCTGGTCTGGTTAAACAGCCAGGATGAAAACATCAAGAAAAACGATATCCACTTTTGGCAGGGTTTCTTAAAGGATGCTCCCACCAGTCTGAATCTTCCTTTTGATTTTCCTCGACAGGCACAGCAAACCTTTCGGGCGGAGCAGGTATCTTTCGAGCTGGACAGTGACGTCTTCACTCAATTGGATGCTGTCGCGAAGCAGTTCAAGGCAACCCGTTTTACCTTGCTATTTGCGATCTTTAATTTACTGATGTCTCGTATTTGTCGGCAAGAGGATATTCTTATCGGCGTGCCCAATGGGAATCGAAACTTACCTGACACACACAATATGATCGGTTTTCTTTCCAATACATTGGTATTGCGTAGCAAAGTCGATCTTCAAAACACGCTGGATTCGTTAATTGAAGATACCAAATCCAGCATCTTTCAAGCGTTTGATCATCAAAGTGTAGGCTACGGTGACGTGGTAAGTAGCCTGAATATCCCATCACCCAAAAATCACAATCCGTTGTTCCAAATTCTTTTCAACATGATTGAGCGTGACGAGGTGATATTTTCGCAGAATGACCTTTCTCTAACGCCAATGGACCTTCCGCTAATTACTCTGGATTTCGACATTCTGTTTACCATTGATGTGAGAGGTCATAGCCTGCGCGCCTTCATGGACTTCAATCCCGATCTCTTTACCAGTCAAACTGCCAGAAATATCCTTGAATCATTTCATCTTATTTTGCGTGACATATGCAGCGCACAAACAAGTGGTAAAACCTATGATCTGACATCGACTTCGCTATTGCTCAATGCGCCAGCTGTTAGCACGGCGGAGAAGCCCAGATTAATCGTGGCATCCACTTTTACCGCCGAGCCACTCACGGAGTCCATTCAGTTCTGGCTCGAAAAAACGCAATTGAATTTTACATTGGAGTTTGCTCCCTACAATCAAGTATTTCAGGAGCTACTCGACCCTGGCTCTCAGTTAAACCAGAATCATCAAGGTATCAATCTGGTATTAGTCCGTTATGATGATTGGCTACGTTTTGATAAAGACGCGCAACCATCAGCGGAAATACGAAAACGCCGTATTTTTGTTGAATTTTTAGATGCCTTGCGTTTCAGTGCCAGCATACAGAGCAGCCCGTTAGTCCTCTCTGTGTTACCCGCGTCAGGTGAGAATTTTGCACTCCATCAGGAATTCGACAGAGAGCTCGCTAATGTGGTTAACACATTAAACAATGTACATATACTGCCCTCAGATTCCGTTACACGGTCTTATCCGACCACACATATTTTTGATGAAGTAGCAGATAGCGCCGGACATGTCCCCTATAAGCCCCATTACTTTACCGCGCTGGGCACATCGCTAATACGCAAAGTCAGAGCGACCGCAACCCTGCCCTATAAAGTCATTGCGCTCGATTGTGATAACACCCTATGGCAGGGTGTGGTAGGTGAAGTCGGAGCGCATGGCGTCATGGTCGATGAAGCCCGACGCAAGTTCCATCACTTCCTGCTTGAACAGTCAAAACGTGGCGTTCTGTTATGTCTGGCCAGCAAGAACGTTGAAGAAGATGTACTCGCGGTATTCAACAGTCGCTCCGATATCCCCTTGAGCCTGAAAGACATTCTTAGCTGGAAGATTAACTGGGAGCCAAAATCCCGAAATCTGCAACAACTCAGCGATGAACTGAAGCTGGGTCTGGACAGTTTTATCTTTATTGATGACAACCCGATTGAATGCGCGGAAGTTGAAGCCGCATTACCGCAAGTACTCACAATCCAATTTCCACAATCTGCAGAAGATATTGAGCACCTTTGCAATAGTATCTGGGATCTCGATACCAATACGGTTACTGCTGAAGATAAAAATCGCGTGGCTATGTACCGCCAGAATATTGAACGGAATCGTGCGGAGTCAGAATCCACATCGTTTGATGATTTCCTGGCCAAACTTGATTTGCAGATAGATATTGCCGATATGGATGCAAGCTCGCTTGAGCGGGTTGAGCAGTTGATGCAACGTACCAATCAGTTTAATGCCACTACCCGGCGATATAGTGCAAGCGATATCAGTAACAACATCAAGCATAATAATTACGAATGCAAGACCGTGCATGTTCGTGACAGGTTTGGCGACTATGGTTTGGTAGGTGTGCTCTTCTACCAGATTAATTCCGACCATATTCGCCTGGACAGTTTCTTGCTCAGCTGTCGGGTTCTAGGTAAGGGGGTGG
It contains:
- a CDS encoding outer membrane lipoprotein-sorting protein; translated protein: MSKYFDVVDRFSIGLAKSVIRFRFVVIAVTVAAALAIGTGGKLLSFSTDYRVFFSGDNPELNAFESFQKTYVKNDNFFFVLEPKNGNVFTKETLKAVELLTDKAWLIPFANRVDSISNYQNSYAEGDDLTVEDLYSNAENLSPAAINLIRDTAISEPLLLDQLIKADGSATAINVVMQFPGQSLYEVPTAAAKAREYKALIEQEFPDINVSLTGFSMLNNAFAEAGYMDSIQLVPLMYGVLVLLTLLALRSIVGTLMTIAVVYLSIGVGMGLGGFTGVLLTPISNSAPIIILTLAIADSIHILLSFKKAIRKGMSRHDAVIESLRVNLMPVTVTSLTTIVGFMALNFSDAPPYWHLGNMASAGIAAGWLLSITLLPALMSIIPMRIKQSGNDTLGEKSMDKLAGFVNANAKMLATLCIILSLGLVAFVPSIEFDDQWSDYFSQKIEFRNDTDQATEKFGMYPVEYSVPAAGPGGISDNEYLTKLEQFTNFLRQQPNVVHVFSITDIVKRLNKNVHGDDQSFYTIPDDDSEAAQYLLLYELSLPYGLDLNDRINIDKSATRITVTLGKTSTTQTKAFLDNTQAWIEKNFPTYMQQTRPTSAQVMFTYIADRNVQSMISGTIIAILAIAFILIITLRSFKLGLLSLIPNGLPILAAFGIWALLVGTVGFSVAAVAAISLGIVVDDTVHFLAKYDLARREKMLDARAAVAYAFHNVGPAIVINTLILVIGFIVMAGSTFKINSDLGLLTMITILLALLLDLLLLPALLVLLDGRKNVKTSEVNMIKNRSMAAESTLGILVIAVSALFIATSNNANAKTSENETKGYEISARSDRTDRGFTSSEVQLKMVLTNASGDEASRNLHIKTLEVANENLGDKSIVVFNEPNDISGTALLSHAKILDADDQWLYLPSLKRIKRISSKNKSGPFVGSEFAFEDFTSLELNKYSHEWVREEACEDMTCDVVKRLPQYEFSGYSHLMVWIDQKDYQVRKVEFYDRKGDLLKTLTLNDYANSNGYWRAHTLEMVNHQTNKSTTLLYGDYVFKTGLTEQDFDKSRLKRIQ
- a CDS encoding HAD-IIIC family phosphatase, whose amino-acid sequence is MDKTNNIGLDKTLKGITDYLKASIQKFSGNPIKRSDETRNIMDLGVDSISLVSIADNIKQDFGIDLPPTVFFEYQSIADLSRYLEDCHSDAIKLSDELLTTGLNQHSVSMRSPSEEHNKPCADFTVDQIFNRFSDKPSAHTQPIHHNTSQEDIAVIGMAGKFPGSKNLDEFWKNLVEQQDLFSDIPEDHFEYKRWREENPDAPDAMYCTRGSFIKDVDKFDAAFFNIPPKEAAILDPQLRHLLEVIYHTLEDAGYANKIRGTNTGMYVGACFHDYELELVRHLGEMSPYFGIGNALTMLANRPSFYLNLKGPSLPLDTACSASLVAINTALGALRSGECDMAFVAGTNLVLSPLHFRYFCAIGALSKSGGSYPFDSRADGYLPGEAIGAVLLKPLSKAERDGDRIHAVIKSAAVNHGGYSASFTAPNVTQEAAVIEKALKAGNIPAESISYIEAHGTGTSLGDPIEVNGLKLAFKNVDHHKNTCALTTAKAHIGHAEGAAGIVGLLKVILSMKHKTIPAMPHLRDLNPYVSLEDTPFVIHRSNQHWQPNPEFPRRAGISSFGIGGAYAHVIVEEYTSQEAETMSEDSPSVFVVSARTKERLMTYAGDLALSIEAQNSLPNNEISLPTLATLVANATTGKIQIHNQNMLIAELGFNLADYIAVSESIVSTWQIPVTPHLIALHHSVNDWLETLKGLHTSVNNSQRAKFSLQDLAYTMQTGRESMAYRFAMVVNNKLELIEGLKSFSQTGETSEPGYFNAVAEDQDIEDFLDCPEGESFIQALAQGGRLTQIAKLWVKGANIPWQHLPANRYSKLANLPHYPFAQQRYWYTDDMDKLIAPPLTAPTAKAEPVNPPSNIRSLLTNIWLKYLSVEGINNEDNFIALGGTSITTTQVVTEINRKLSLDLTIGTFSRCNNFGDLCALVEQETGTKVTAGATEFVIPESKRHDDIPLSSDQLRLWVLSQMYPNNTRHNISAAYHLKGSLDLPLLQNALDLLIERHASLRTVFDLNRGEPAQKVIDHQHVTLELHQLGQDESTHSVINFAAGTIFDLAKGPLFKVTLIETNTREYVLSIVVHHIIADISSCDIIARELLQIYNLLAEGNEPDVRLSSSGQFNDYLVWLNSQDENIKKNDIHFWQGFLKDAPTSLNLPFDFPRQAQQTFRAEQVSFELDSDVFTQLDAVAKQFKATRFTLLFAIFNLLMSRICRQEDILIGVPNGNRNLPDTHNMIGFLSNTLVLRSKVDLQNTLDSLIEDTKSSIFQAFDHQSVGYGDVVSSLNIPSPKNHNPLFQILFNMIERDEVIFSQNDLSLTPMDLPLITLDFDILFTIDVRGHSLRAFMDFNPDLFTSQTARNILESFHLILRDICSAQTSGKTYDLTSTSLLLNAPAVSTAEKPRLIVASTFTAEPLTESIQFWLEKTQLNFTLEFAPYNQVFQELLDPGSQLNQNHQGINLVLVRYDDWLRFDKDAQPSAEIRKRRIFVEFLDALRFSASIQSSPLVLSVLPASGENFALHQEFDRELANVVNTLNNVHILPSDSVTRSYPTTHIFDEVADSAGHVPYKPHYFTALGTSLIRKVRATATLPYKVIALDCDNTLWQGVVGEVGAHGVMVDEARRKFHHFLLEQSKRGVLLCLASKNVEEDVLAVFNSRSDIPLSLKDILSWKINWEPKSRNLQQLSDELKLGLDSFIFIDDNPIECAEVEAALPQVLTIQFPQSAEDIEHLCNSIWDLDTNTVTAEDKNRVAMYRQNIERNRAESESTSFDDFLAKLDLQIDIADMDASSLERVEQLMQRTNQFNATTRRYSASDISNNIKHNNYECKTVHVRDRFGDYGLVGVLFYQINSDHIRLDSFLLSCRVLGKGVEHHMLSELARRAKAAGIPTLHLEYLPSEKNVPIHGFYRSIEAAIWQEENNYFSLSSTQGAVLRFTPAPTERRSQETTERAHQSTKSPRAMAFIARELNTLEKISEAVRVWHSKDIAVSSTRAPTTPANELEAILAAIYAEVLRTGQVDTETSFFDLGGTSLQLVELASRVSEKLEKNIPITALFQFPSIAALARHLSGSGDKKGKMSKARERAQRQRQMIRRLQVA